ATACGGAGGCAAGGATTGTATACCAGACAAAATCACAGCTCCAATGAACCAGAATAAAAGTTACTAAACCCCATACACCAAACTTATAAGCTCCGGTAATAAGCACTGCACCGACAGTCGCCCACCATATTAAGAAATAGGGATTTGCTATACTCAAAACGATTCCTGCCTGTAGAGGAGTATAATTATCATCAGTTTTTCCGGCTTTGGAATTGAAAATGTTCTTGATTAACCCAATTCCCATCTTCAATAAAAACAAGCCACCTAAAAAACCGATAGCAACTTTTACCCAGGTAATTTCCAAGAAATTTCCAAAACCGAAGAAGATTATCAAAATCAGGGGTAATTCAACTATACCATGTCCTATCGCAATCATTGGTCCGGAATGAGGATTCTGTGTGC
The window above is part of the Atribacterota bacterium genome. Proteins encoded here:
- a CDS encoding LysE family transporter gives rise to the protein TQNPHSGPMIAIGHGIVELPLILIIFFGFGNFLEITWVKVAIGFLGGLFLLKMGIGLIKNIFNSKAGKTDDNYTPLQAGIVLSIANPYFLIWWATVGAVLITGAYKFGVWGLVTFILVHWSCDFVWYTILASVSFKGGHFFGERLQQILFAVCGVFLLFFSGKFIYDAITTIF